GTGACGATTTTCTCGGAAAGCCCGGAAGCGGAGAAGGCCTTCCTGAGCGCCCCCGATGATTTCGACATCCTCGTGACGGACCAGGTGATGCCCAACCTGACCGGCCTGGAGCTGATTGAAAAGATCCGCACCGTGCGCCCGGACTTCCCGGCCGTCATCATGACCGGCTTTAGCCGCACGGTCTCCCCCGAGCGCATGGAAATGCTCAAACGCTCCAGTGTGATCATGAAGCCCTACTCGCTGACGGATCTAACCAAGACCATCCGCAGCCTGCTCGAAGACGAAACCGCCAAGCAGGACAAATAAGCAAAAGCACTCGGGTAGCTCCTCACAAGAAGAGCCCTAAAACACGATCGGCCCGGATGGGCTACTGGTAGCGCTGGGAAGGATTGTAGGCCGGGCTATCGAAATTCGTACCAGAGGAGTACCCCTCTTTGAGCATCGGATTTTCCGCAGCTTCGGACGTGCGCTTTTGATTGGCTGCCTTTACACGATCAGTGTAGGTCGAGGCCTCATCAGGGTTACCGGTGAGGGTCGAGCTGATGGGGTCGTTACCCACATCGTCATGATAGGAACTGCAACCGGCCCCTAACAAACAGGCTGCACAAAGACTGAGGAGAATAACCGGTTTCATGGCAGTCAGTAAGCAGTTCTCATACCCCAAAGTCAAGCAGACGAATGCTCTATGATCTTCGCATCGTGTATTTCGCTCGATGACACACAGGTACCTTGACTTTGGCTGGCAAGCAGACATACCGGCTAACTTATGTCCGAATTCTCCAATGTCACCGTGGTCCGCGAGGCCAATGTCTACTTTGGCGGCAAGGTCGTCAGCCGCAACGTGCTCTTTGCCGATGGTACGCGTAAGACGCTCGGCTACATGATGCCCGGCGAATACACCTTTGACACCGGCGCGGCCGAGATCATGGAAGTGCTCGGCGGCGAAATGACCGTCCTCCTCCCCGGCCAGTCCGAATGGCAGACC
This genomic interval from Ruficoccus sp. ZRK36 contains the following:
- a CDS encoding pyrimidine/purine nucleoside phosphorylase — translated: MSEFSNVTVVREANVYFGGKVVSRNVLFADGTRKTLGYMMPGEYTFDTGAAEIMEVLGGEMTVLLPGQSEWQTFTVGQSYDVPANSSFSLKISGDGADYCCSYAKA